The genomic window tcctacagacccagaggactgctcgacatcgccaaggaggcctgggaggagcagccatgccaacagcggacactgatcgaccatgtaggggctatgaggggagagaatgaaggccatctatcccatgatgcgggaacacatggaggccagtcagcggcaacagcaagcctcctacaacagatctgctcagcccagggagtttaagccgggggacagagtgctggtcctggtgccaaccgttgagtgcaaattcctggcaacctggcaaggaccatatgaggtcattgaacgcatgggagaagtaaactacaaggtgaggcaaccagataaaaggaaaactgagcagatttatcatgttaaccttttaaagaagtggcacgccagagaggcgctgtttagctctctacccccacagagacccaggaaccggcgcgagaagaggttcatctgggtccaaatctgtccccacatcaacgacagatggccctggaactcgtggagcagaaccaggatgtcttctcctcccttcccggtcacacagaggtggtccaacatgagatccgcaccatgcctggccgaacggtaaaccagcgccccgtaccgcgtgccagaggctcgtaaagtggttatacagaaggaggtaaggaagatgcgggagttgggagtaatcgaagagtcccacagtgcctgggcaagtcccatagtactagttcccaagccagacggttcagtacgattttgtaatgactatcgaaagttgaatgaagtgtctgaatttgatgcatacccaatgcctcgtgtcgatgatttaatagactccttggggcatgctcgtttcctaaccactcttgatctcacaaaaggctactggcaggtgcccttgaccccggcgtctaaggagaagacagcctttgccaccccgggaggggctctaccagtatacccgacttccgtttggtctccacggggcacctgccacgttccaacgcctgatggatcgagtccttgcgccccacaagaggcacgcagcggcttatttggatgatgtggttatacaaagtcaggattgggccagccacctaccccgggtacaagcggtgctggattcgctcaggaagcagggctcacggcaaacccgaagaagtgcaaggtggccttcagtgagacaaactacctggggtacaccattgggcgggggttggtcaaaccacaggaagccaaactgcgggccatacaggactggccgcagcccatcaacaagaagcaagtaaggtcatttttgggcctcgctggctactatagacgctttattgcagattttgctaccatagcggcaccattgacggagctgacgaccaaaacgccactcacgaatggtgaagtggaaccctgcggcggaggcggctttcctcaacctgaagcgagcactctgctccagtccgatcctggtggcaccagacttcaagaaggaattcattgtccaagcggatgcttcggaggtaggtctgggtgctgtcctcacccaggcacatgacggggaagaacatcccattctctacctaagcaggaagttacttccaagagagaagaactattcaacggtggagaaggaatgtctggctgtagtctgggccctggagtccctcggttctatctcctgggccgacgtttcatggtggtatctgatcacgccccctctgcagtggatggccaagaacaaggaatcaaacagtagagtaaccagatggtttttgagcttgcaaccgtttaacttttcggttgtccacagggctggcaagcaccacggaaatgcggacgccctctcccggcgtgatgccttcttcactgcctttaccccgacgaggacgtcggtcccgaggagggggatgtgtgatgtcacgagaggctgtgtcctggagggacgttacatccccctgaggtggctgcaaacccagacagctatggctccatctgctggtatggtcgggaactccaaccctctgtggccaatcttcccacgcagctgaaaccaatcaggggctgatgggctggagtttttttgaagggaagagacacggtctggagggtgggctctgggaagaagagaattgtgttataatttcgttagttgccgaagacggttaataaaatccttgttttggttgaacctggtctccctgcactacttgggcaatcccgctggaagctgtgtagcctctcgtggcatcacagcaTACATGTTCATTAactaataaacacaacgacaaaacaataaacaaacgatacgtgaagtccaaggcagcacaacacaacataccttaacacggaacaagatcccacaactaactagtgccaaatggctgcctaagtatgggccccaatcagagacaacgggagacaacatagaaatagacatatacaacatagaacatacacaccctgactcaacatatacgagtcccctgagtcagggcgtgacactaacaTTAATGTTCACACTCTGGGGCTCATTTgtccacatttaaactggtctaggtctccttacaggtaagacacatttaaactggtctaggtctccttacaggttagacacatttaaactggtcttggtctccttacaggtgagacacatttaaactggtcttggACTCATTACAGGTTGGACACATGGGTCTAGAGGTCTCTAGTGGTTGAATCTTGGTCTGGGTCTCACTGGTTCTGTTCCAATCAGTCTTGTCTttatctctggtatattcagtaccAATACACCAACGTCATACACTCCAGACCTGGGTTctagtgcttaatttgagccggatccggcacctctcagaTTTGACCTCATTTGTTCCAGCACCTATTTGCCCGGCTCCAGTGCCTCACGCATTATTTATACAATTTGTTTACTGTTTGCactgtaaacatttaaaaaagcgatcagagttaaatcaagttgcctcctGGTTACTTCTCCCACCTCCTAGAAAAACCATCATGTAAAAGTGCGGTGATCCTTCTGTGGAGTCATCCTAATCCTTCCCCACTGATTAcagacctgctctcttatttCTACATATGTCCATCCACCGACGAAGTGCACGGAGCAGGTGCAATTTGGACGGAGGCTCAGTTCAAGACCAAGCAATCTTATAACCTCTGGCTTGTCAAGCAATATTCAAAGCTGGCctgtacaacatgcaaaaaggtaGGGAGCTTGGGCCCGGAAAAGACTGGAGGGTTGAAACTAGCAAAGGAgtgggtggaatgtacagtaaCATGTTCTGCCTCCGACGTAAAAAAGCAACAAAGAGCCCTCAGAAAAAAGGGTTTTGAACATGCCCAAACCAAGGCCCAAAAAATTAGAAATTACCAGGCTCTTCACAAGCACTTCACCACAGCAGCTGAGGATGCCTCCCACGACGGCGTGACCATCACAGCTATAGTGGCCTTGCCATGGGGATATCCTTGCATACGTTTTTTAACAATCTAGGTCTTATGTGTGATGCACTTCAACAACTATCTGAATTTTCACTCGAGCTCCAAAAGAGAGACTACAcaattattactgcacacagggcagtcaccagggaagtgagggtgtaattactgcacacagggcagtcaccagggaagtgagggtgttattactgcacacagggcagtcaccagggaagtgagggtgtttttaatgcacacagggcagtcaccagggaagtgagggtgttattactgcacacagggcagtcaccagggaagtgagggggtttttactgcacacagggcagtcaccagggaagtgagggtgttatttctgcacacagggcagtcaccagggaagggagggtgttattactgcacacagggcagttaCCAGTGGACAATACAGGATACAGCCAGTTCATAGAGGAGCTGAAGGTGCTTTATGCTCAATACTGGCCAGAGGATGCAGGAGCACTGTATGGAGAAACAGTGATAGAATCTCTCTGCCAGAGGTTTGGCATTGACAGTCCACGTACGGTCATACGGGCCTACAGGCAGTACAGGGACACTGATGGTAATGATAAAGGAGActttccagatggacttaaagagatgttgatggtggtcagcaccatccccatctccagatggacttaaagagatgttgatggtggtcagcaccatccccatctccagatggacttaaagagatgttgatggtggtcagcaACATCCCCATccccagatggacttaaagagatgttgatggaggtcagcaccatccccatctccagatggacttaaagagatgttgatggtggtcagcaACATCCCCATccccagatggacttaaagagatgttgatggtggtcagcaccatcctcatctccagatggacttaaagagatgttgatggtggtcagcaccatccccatctgcagatggacttaaagagatgttgatggaggtcagcaccatcctcatctccagatggacttaaagagatgttgatggtgtTCAGCACCATCCTCATCTCCAGTGCAGAAGGCCAGCATGGATTTTCTCAAATGAATCTGATTTGCACCTCAACCCGCGCCTCTgtgcatacctccaccatatcagGGCTACTCTTTCTGAACCTTGTTGGCCCACCCCTGACCAAATTCAACCCAGTCCCCTATGTGAGGTCATGGATTGCTAAAGGACCCAGATGTGTCACAGACACCAGGAGCAAAACAAGAGATAGGGAGTAGAAGTCTCACCAGGAAATGGCCGTGTTGTGGGAGGTTCTGGAAAACTTTATAAACTTGTTCTGTACTGTGAAGTTAATCTGAATATGCGCTTCATATTAtcacataggcaggaggcctatatactataatatgtgttctgctgtagcatacattgatttattttatttgaagtatattctgatatcaaatcaaatgtttgtcCTACAGTGATGTCTTGAaaagtatatgaaatgtgagtcttgtaagccccacctctgagtatgtGTTCATATGCATATGGAGGGTGTTCTGCAGTGACGCCTAAAAATTttgctgtacattgatgtcttgaaaattagGCTGTAAGAAATTCAGACTTGTAGGCCCCACAGCTACACTAGAGTATGTGGGCATAGTATATGTTGGAGACCAACGCGTGGCCGACGCGTGACGGTGGCTGTgtgagaagcacgcctgtatctctcacataactagaatgactgtgatgagtgtggtggaaggagtcaggcgcaggagggtaatcacagaatacagagtttattccttcgttgacacacaaatgcgctccaatagcgatcaacgaaacaggcacagggcaaacaaacatccctggcaaatacactgtaacggaatccaataatacataggcacagggggggaatctaccctggcaacacaatgttatgagtagctccaccgagctacactactctcacaattaacaatcccccacaaggacaagggggtagagggaacacttatacactgactaattaggggataggaaccaggtgtgtgtgattgacaagacaagacaattgtgatgatgattggggcagcagtggttagtaagccggtgacgacgaacgccgaagcctgcccgaacaaggaggagaggcagatctctctccctctctgctctgataaactgactttaaatgtatttggctaaggtgtatgtaaacttccgacttcaaatgtaactagaatgagattcactttctatgatctctctccctctctgctctgatagacaggaGCCTGAACTCTCATCTCTCaagcgttgcacttcatcatttatttagaCTCTATGCTGGAGgccaccaaaatatttgatcaacttccaaatattgttttacaaaagagagagagagagataggcttttggcacgagtGCATCGGCCATCACCAGTGAGGGAGCTGTGCATCactgggtgagtcagtgaaactggaaagcatttttaggactataatttcctcctcatattgtagcctacaatatgtgtctccacacacctaggcctaggctattgatggattcaagacaaggtcgtttttattgatctgtgaTTCTCAGGTTGTCAGTGTAGCCTGCCATTTCcatcatttgtgtggtattaccAAATACTCGACCAAAGTCTcgtcatgtaaaatgacatagaattgcatgaaatgtgtttataaaaggccaacatTTTCTCGGCCGTTATGTTACTAAAAATGTCCCCCATGTGTCCAACTTCTGGAAGTGCCTCTACTCttctgctctatgccactacccaaatgtgatgatatgaatgcaatgctttattataaaggatatatatatatttttatgcatTCCAGTACCTCAGATCCCCCAGGTCACCACCCTCTCGTGCTCACTGTTTGTAAAATAAGGTGCAGGACGGCAGATTAATTCCCTTCAGTGATATTACTTGCTGACACGTTTTGGAGAAAGCTTCTTCGTCAAAGCACTATTGTAAAAAGGGTTAGAATGTTACAAATACACATTGACATTGAAAGGGAAGCATGATTATAGATTCATATTTTTAATCCTCAGAattcatacagtatagaacaccatctagaagacatagacatatcattacatacagtatacaacaccatatagaagacatagacatatcattacatacagtatagaacaccatctagaagacatagacatatcattacatacagtatagaacaccatatagaagacatagacatatcattacatacagtatagaacaccatatagaagacatagacatatcattacatacagtatagaacaccatatagaagacatagacatatcattacatacagtatagaacaccatctagaagacatagacatatcattacatacagtatagaacaccatctagaagacatagacatatcattacatacagtatagaacaccatatagaagacatagacatatcattacatacagtatagaacaccatatagaagacatagacatatcattacatacagtatagaacaccatatagaagacatagacatatcattacatagagtatagaacaccatatagaagacatagacatatcattacatacagtatagaacaccatctagaagacatagacatatcattacatagagtatagaacaccatatagaagacatagacatatcattacatacagtatagaacaccatctagaagacatagacatatcattacatagagtatagaacaccatctagaagacatagacatatcattacatacagtatagaacaccatatagaagacatagacatatcattacatacagtatagaacaccatatagaagacatagacataaaattacatacagtatagaacaccatctagaagacatagacatatcattacatacagtatagaacaccatctagaagacatagacatatcattacatacagtatagaacaccatatagaagacatagacatatcattacatacagtatagaacaccatatagaagacatagacatatcattacatacagtatagaacaccatctagaagacatagacatatcattacatacagtatagaacaccatatagaagacatagacatatcattacatacagtatagaacaccatctagaagacatagacatatcattacatacagtatagaacaccatatagaagacatagacatatcattacatagagtatatcatagatgacatgtataaaTCCTTCCTTTATATTTCCTGTAACACTTTCCATTACAGTAGCCTTATTACTGGCTAGGGTTACTGCTGCTAGTACAGTGTAAGAATGAGGCATCACAGTACTTTTACACCACTGGACTAACAGGAATAATTACACACCAATAAacacactgtaatgtaaagtgttacatcattctcaatgatcagtcaatacatacagtattcatttcacatacagtacattgcaTTCATTTCAAGTCCCCCCTCCCCCATTGTAGCTAATTATCTATAACACATTGTACAGTTTTACAACCACGTATTAGTTATTATGGACGCTTATAGTTAGTGTCATAGCACATAAGTTTAAGGCATTACACAATTCATAAAAAGCATTATACatatgtacttcatagaaactgttaccctttatatattctaaccactctattatttaatttattccatattaagggccctaacctaggaacacaaatctttgtctctattaacattgtggacacttctctctctctctctctctctctctctctctctctctctctctctctctctctctctctctctctctctctctctctctctctcgctctctcgctctctctctctctctctctccctctctctccctctaaccccaccCCTCTGGCAGAACCAGGAAGTCCCTCCCCTCCACAAACTCTCTTCTGTGGAAACGAAACGTATCTGattctctgtgtcgtctgtctgtgtgagagtgaacaaccgtccaaatggctcagcagggagttctgctggaccaggaccagttctgttgttctgtctgtctggaactactgaaggagccggtcactactgcctgtggacacagttactgtagaagctgtattgagggctgctgggatcaggatgttctgaaaggggtctatagctgtcctcagtgcagagagaccttcactccaaggcctaatctgaggaaaaataacatgttggctgagttggtggagaaactgaagaagacaggactccaggctgctccccctcctgctctgtgctatgctggacctggagatgtggcgtgtgatttctgcactgggaccagaaagcagaaagccctcatgtcctgtctggtgtgtctggcctcttactgtgagactcacctccaacctcactatgaatttcctggtttcaagaagcacaagctggtcaaagccaccgcacaactacaggagaagatctgctctgatcatgacaaactgctggaggtttactgtcgtaccgatcagcagtgtatctgttatctgtgtacaatggatgaacataaaggccatgatacagtgtcagctgcagcagagaggactgagaaacaggtaagaccagaacaacttgttggtgactgtctgataaacaaataattaaagatacagtaggaactaagtctgtttgaatatgagatcattcaaGTGATATCGATCCAcggcagaacaaatatgaacacaaaccttgatTATATAGATATGTTAACCCAGATTCTccaaatgtatcaccattttctaaagtcaaacaccattatcaaacaCCATTGTAATTTGTTATCAAACACCATTATCATTCATTATCAAACACCATTATCATTCGTTATCAAACACCCCATTCAGCTCCCCTGTTTTGTGCACTGTTAAAACTATAATCATTCACATAACAACTTAATAATATAATTTCACACAGACACTTCCTCAACATTTTAATCCCTAACTTCTATGGGCCCTATGtcccattactatactattgatctactggacaaataaagcttgatagctcattgaagagtgattctccacagaggcagctggggatgagtcagcagaaggtccagcagagattccaggagagagagaaggacctgaaggagctccaacaggctgtggagtctctcaaggtgagtattgttgaccagaggagacacaccatttcacttctctcctccagtcagagagagagagagaggggcccgtctccaatcccactgaccccactattgggaacaggctgtctggacccctttcagagtatagactgcttaatgtaaccggCGAGGTGGGGACAGCTGAAGGGGGAGTTTGAGTCTCTCTGTCAGTGATGGGATGTAGGGAAAGCCCAGAGCTAGATTTCTGTGTTGAgagagatggatgctcccagctcttTCTTTTTGGGGTTGGAAAAACAGAGTGGGGAAACCAAGAAGATCCCATGTTTTATGTTTGTCTGATgggcgggtaacttctgttgtggggagatgagggagcctgatgggtgggtaacttctgttgtggggagatgagggagcctgatgggtgggtaacttctgttgtgggggagatgagggaggctgatgggtgggtaacttctgttgtggggagatgagggagcctgatgggtgggtaacttctgttgtggggagatgagggagcctgatgggtgggtaacttctgttgtggggagatgagggagcctgatggatgggtaacttctgttgtggggagatgaggggagcctgatgggtgggtaacttctgttgtggggagatgagggagcctgatgggtgggtaacttctgttgtggggagatgagggagcctgatgggtgggtaacttctgttgtggggagatgagggatcctgatgggtgggtaacttctgttgtggggagatgagggagcctgatgggtgggtaacttctgttgtgggggagatgaggccgcggctgtggagttgtactctgatttatagagggcagaactctgtgaacctgggtgttctcaggttctgctcacagacctttccaaactctctctgtcacagagaaATCAAATAGACATTTCCCTGGCCTTACACAAACTCTCAGCTGCTGTCTCTCAGACGGTCTGCCTGTGGATTTTTATAAAAAGTTCTGGGAAATTATTGGACAGAACGTGTGTTGCGTGAGTGCGTCGGGGTGGGGGAGCTGTCGCTAAGCTGTAGACGGGAGgctttgactctcctgcccaaaataGGGATTTGAGCGAcataaagaactggaggcctgtggcattgctctgtgtgGAATATAAGGTCTTTGCCAAGGTCCTCGTTAACAGACTCAAACGTACTGTGTACCAGGACGCTCAATCACAAACAATCTGTTCATAATCAggagaaagcctttgatagggtggaccatgaatatctgttcaatgtgttgttttggttgtggggagaattttgtggcctgtgttcaaatgttgtatgctggggcttcatgtatggtcaaggtggggggagggctcagtaggccagtctgggtagggaggggcattcaccagggatgacctctgtcagggcagctatacactcttgttattgagccctttctgggcctgctacgcaggaggCTACAGGGAGTGTGGGAGCCAGGCATGTGGTTGGGGACGggcatagcagtgtcagcatACGCTGATGACGTCTGTGTTGGTTAGGGATGAGCAGAACCTACAGGCCCTGGAGAATAGTTTGAGGGTGTACGAGGGGGCGTCTTCTGCTTAGGTAAACTGGGGCAAGAGTGaggctctgttatgtggggcatggagggacagggcacctccgcagcttccaggggggttgcagtggggctgtgagtggctcaagatgcttggggtgtatctgggctcggagggttgggataggaagaactgggaaggagtgtcacaagcggtggtgtcgaggctgacgaagtggaggtggctcatctcccaagtggcatacagaggggcggtgctgatcatcaacaacttggtggcatcctctctatggcttaaattggccattctcaacgcccccggtggtctgcttgtggacctgcagcgcaagttagtaaacattttctggtcaggGTGGCAGCGTTCTGACTCACCAGCACAGAGGCTACTGTACCGtacggaggtgggctggagggaaccagcatgtgctctgttgaggagggctggtggtttggggctggatcagcagctcttcatcatgcggcaggagagactcaatacagcaggggtctctgatttctatgctgcagtactgagggctggagcagcctgaggaggggccaccaccgtttccaccactgcaagtgacagcagagactggagactggcaggagagtctggaggacttactgacttttaacactctgagcttagtgggagtgaaggggcatcagtggcatggggttgtgggggctgagagcatggcagggtataggtggaggtgctctataagctcccagtgctggaaaggtcatgggtcgtccagtggagggtattacatggagccctggacaccaatagctggttggctcg from Coregonus clupeaformis isolate EN_2021a unplaced genomic scaffold, ASM2061545v1 scaf0632, whole genome shotgun sequence includes these protein-coding regions:
- the LOC121547130 gene encoding E3 ubiquitin/ISG15 ligase TRIM25-like, which gives rise to MAQQGVLLDQDQFCCSVCLELLKEPVTTACGHSYCRSCIEGCWDQDVLKGVYSCPQCRETFTPRPNLRKNNMLAELVEKLKKTGLQAAPPPALCYAGPGDVACDFCTGTRKQKALMSCLVCLASYCETHLQPHYEFPGFKKHKLVKATAQLQEKICSDHDKLLEVYCRTDQQCICYLCTMDEHKGHDTVSAAAERTEKQRQLGMSQQKVQQRFQEREKDLKELQQAVESLKRSAQAAVEDSDKIFTELIRSIERRRSEVKELIRAQEKAQVSQAEGLLEQLEQEIAELRKRSTELEQLSHTEDHIHFLQSYQSLSGTSVSSVLPSIVVRPLQYFGDVSKTVSELREKLEDILKGEWTKISSTVNIVDVVLPPEPKTREQFLQYSCQLTLDPNTAHTPLSV